A genomic segment from Kwoniella shandongensis chromosome 8, complete sequence encodes:
- a CDS encoding 3,4-dihydroxy-2-butanone-4-phosphate synthase: MSRPTALSSPPTTPPTPFVFDPIPEAIAAVGRGEFVVVMDDESRENEGDLVCAASKVTTEGMAWMIKWTSGFICLSLPPTRLESLQLPPLLPPSGVSQDPKGTAYHLTVDSNPTRHPSVSTGISAHDRAYTARLLADPKSDEGDFTRPGHMVTLRYKTGGVRERRGHTECAVDLCYLANLPPAGLLCELVHPTDPSGSMARRDDCWRFAREWGLKVISVEGLAEYVKEHGEGLVPKA; the protein is encoded by the exons ATGTCAAGACCAACAGCGCTCTCCTCCCCACCTACCACTCCACCTACACCGTTCGTCTTCGACCCTATACCCGAAGCGATCGCAGCGGTCGGTCGAGGGGAGTTTGTCGTCGtcatggatgatgagagtaGAGAGAATGAGGGAGATTTGGTCTGTGCTGCGAGTAAGGTGACAACGGAGGGTATGGCATGGATGATCAAGTGGACCAG CGGCTTCATctgtctttccctcccaCCTACCCGACTCGAATCCCtccaacttccacctcttcttcctccctctggCGTATCACAAGACCCTAAAGGAACAGCATACCACCTCACAGTCGACTCTAACCCTACTCGACATCCCTCCGTGTCCACAGGCATCTCGGCTCACGATCGAGCTTACACAGCCAGGTTATTGGCGGATCCAAAATCTGATGAAGGGGATTTCACGAGACCGGGTCATATGGTCACTTTGAGGTATAAGACAGGAGGcgtgagagagagaagaggacaTACGGAATGTGctgttg ACCTATGCTATCTCGCCAACCTCCCTCCAGCCGGTCTGTTATGTGAGCTGGTCCACCCTACCGATCCATCAGGTAGCATGGCTCGAAGAGACGATTGTTGGCGATTCGCAAGGGAATGGGGGTTGAAAGTCATCAGCGTGGAAGGGTTAGCGGAGTATGTCAAGGAGCATGGAGAGGGTTTGGTCCCCAAGGCGTAA
- a CDS encoding mitogen-activated protein kinase CPK1: MTVDQSQVPFNVSEHYQVVEVIGEGAYGVVVAAIHLASGTKVAIKRITPFDHAMFCQRTLREIKLLRHFRHENIIAILDIIAPPSYEAFHEVYLVQELMETDLHRVIRTQELSDDHCQYFLYQTIRGLKALHSANVLHRDLKPSNLLLNANCDLKICDFGLARSAAMPPPDSGPNGGNGFMTEYVATRWYRAPEVMLSFQEYTKAIDIWSVGCILAEMINGKPLFPGRDYHNQLSLILEVLGTPTMDDFNEITSPRSKDYLRALEFTRRQDFAVICPKAKPNALDLLKKCLTFSPRKRITVEEALEHPYLEPYHDPNDEPGAEPLKPDFFNFENRQDQLGREMLKRLIYAEIQKPIVDA; the protein is encoded by the exons ATGACAGTCGATCAGAGCCAGGTCCCATTCAACGTCTCGGAGCACTATCAAGTGGTAGAGGTTATCGGTGAAGGAGCATATGGTGTTGTCGt CGCTGCGATTCACCTCGCTTCCGGGACAAAAGTCGCCATTAAGCGAATCACACCCTTTGATCATGCAATGTTCTGTCAACGAACATTGAGAGAGATTAAGCTTCTAAGACATTTTAG ACACGAGAACATCATTGCTATCCTCGATATCATAGCCCCTCCAAGCTACGAAGCTTTCCACGAAGTGTATCTCGTTCAG GAACTGATGGAGACCGACTT ACACCGAGTTATTCGAACTCAGGAACTTTCCGATGACCACTGTCAATATTTCCTCTACCAA ACAATCCGAGGATTGAAAGCTCTTCATTCTGCCAATGTCCTTCATCGAGATTTGAAACcttccaatctcctcctcaacgcCAATTGCGATCTCAAAATCTGCGACTTTGGACTCGCTCGATCAGCAGCGATGCCCCCTCCTGATTCGGGACCGAATGGCGGGAATGGGTTCATGACGGAATATGTCGCGACGAGATGGTATCGTGCTCCAGAGGTCATGTTGT CTTTCCAGGAATATACGAAAGCGATCGACATTTGGAGTGTGGGATGTATCTTGGCTGAAATGA TCAACGGGAAGCCTTTGTTCCCGGGAAGAG ATTACCATAACC AACTGTCGCTGATTTTGGAGGTGCTGGGAACCCCAACT ATGGACGACTTTAATGAAATTACTTCTCCAAGATCCAA GGACTATTTG CGTGCTCTCGAATTCACCCGAAGACAGGACTTCGCTGTCATCTGTCCCAAGGCGAAGCCAAACGCTCTCGACCTATTGAAGAAGTGTTTAAC CTTCTCACCTCGAAAACGAATCACGGTGGAAGAAGCGCTTGAACATCCATACCTCGAG CCATACCATGACCCCAACGACGAGCCTGGAGCGGAACCGCTCAAGCCGGATTTCTTCAATTTCGAGAACCGACAAGATCAGCTtgggagggagatgttgaagc GCCTGATCTACGCCGAGATTCAAAAGCCTATCGTGGATGCCTAA
- a CDS encoding eukaryotic translation initiation factor 3 subunit C — MSFFAKLAGSDSDSSSSSGSDSEESILSGDEGVLQDKKLAAAKKGGKSSNNKGSMFLRSDDDDDSDESSDEDDEEELSDSDDDRQAAANKFLMGADSSDEESEEEDKTVVLSAKDKRFAEMEAAIHNIQNAVKNSDWVLASTELDKVFRFISRHQLTIVASPIPAAGHIPPQFLDILVTLDADVTKTLAAEKSASKKMAPGKAKALNGIKQTLKKKSKEFETWLKTYNEDPAAYAAAYDAANAAPTAPKPVKKAAAATADGQAESADFMTIGKGGKTLNLTADGILKTLKEVFEQRGRKNTDRAETIKILSKLLEVSETTYQKLRVLLALVPARLDYSQNLISIPHDSWVSCLHELDQLVSLLLSNPDYVVQETVADFDGDELAEREPKTVNGKTERVAVAGSLISLLESLDNEFVKTLQHTDAHEKGTDYIERLREEAPLYVLVTKAQTLFEREGSSESTTRAVMRRLEHVYAKPDIIIDHFENAVEKASAGQKKSAGTLIHDLSVSIYQSDAPVLRARAILFHIFNHAMHGRYHQARDLLLMSHLQDTIQHADVTTQILYNRAIMQLGLAAFRHGFIPECQTILAEMFSTMRQKELLAQSVQRYNVQLSPEQELVEKRRLLPFHMHLNVELLEAAYLTSCMLIEIPLLASVDTEEQRRRVTSKTFKRLLDLADRQAFMGPPENTRDHIIKASKALQAGEWEKARDLILSIKVWQLLDNVSDVKDVLAKKIQEEGLRTYLFTYSSYYASLSLSHLSATFSLSTQTITSIISRMIYTDELPASLDQIDGVVIFHRVEQSEVQRLAQQLADRTANMLDQNEKTLDIKLGQQGQGGGGAGGQEQRGGAGGAGGEGGAGGRGNGERRGGARGSYRGRGGGRGRGGFNSGLGTGVGGRRVAAQ, encoded by the exons ATGTCGTTCTTCGCCAAATTAGCTGGATCAGACAGCgattcatcctcttcttccggatCCGACTCTGAAGAGTCCATCTTGTCCGGTGACGAGGGTGTGTTGCAAGACAAGAAACTCGCAGCCGccaagaagggagggaaatCAAGTAACAACAAGGGATCCATGTTCTTGAGaagcgacgatgatgatgatagcgatgagagctcggacgaggatgatgaggaggagttgagcgatagtgatgatgatcgacaagcTGCCGCCAACAAGTTCTTGATGGGTGCCGATTCAAGTGatgaggagagtgaagaggaggacaagacTGTCGTTCTTAGTGCAAAGGACAAGCG ATTCGCTGAGATGGAGGCCGCTATTCACAATATCCAAAATGCGGTCAAGAACTCTGACTGGGTTCTCGCTTCCACCGAACTTGACAAAGTCTTCCGATTCATCTCCCgacatcaactcaccattgtcGCTTCCCCCATCCCTGCCGCTGGTCACATCCCCCCTCAGTTCCTCGATATCCTCGTCACCCTCGATGCGGACGTCACCAAGACTTTGGCGGCGGAGAAGTCAGCGAGCAAGAAGATGGCACCCGGAAAGGCAAAGGCCTTGAACGGTATCAAGCAGAccttgaagaagaagtcgaaagAGTTCGAGACATGGTTGAAGACCTACAACGAG GACCCCGCCGCATACGCCGCTGCTTATGACGCTGCCAACGCCGCGCCCACCGCACCCAAGCCCGTCAAGAAGGCTGCCGCTGCTACTGCCGACGGTCAAGCCGAGTCAGCAGACTTCATGACCATTGGTAAGGGTGGAAAGACCCTCAACTTGACTGCCGATGGTATTCTCAAAACCCTCAAAGAGGTCTTTGAGCAACGAGGccgaaag AACACCGACCGAGCCGAGACCATCAAGATCCTTTCCAAACTCCTCGAAGTGTCCGAGACCACCTACCAAAAGCTCCGtgttcttcttgctctcgtCCCAGCGCGTCTCGACTACTCTCAAAACCTCATTTCCATCCCCCACGACTCTTGGGTGTCTTGTCTCCACGAGCTCGACCAactcgtctctctccttctctcaaaTCCCGACTACGTTGTTCAGGAGACCGTCGCAGATttcgatggcgatgagttGGCAGAGAGAGAACCTAAGACTGTCAACGGAAAGACGGAGAGGGTTGCTGTCGCTGGTAGCTTGATCAGCTTGTTAGAAAGCTTGGAcaatgag TTCGTCAAGACCCTTCAGCACACCGATGCTCACGAGAAGGGCACCGACTACATTGAGCGATTGAGGGAGGAGGCGCCTCTCTACGTCCTTGTTACCAAGGCTCAAACTCTCTTCGAGCGAGAAGGCTCTTCCGAGTCCACCACTCGAGCTGTCATGCGACGACTGGAGCACGTCTAcgcgaag CCcgacatcatcattgatCACTTCGAGAACGCTGTCGAGAAGGCTTCCGCTGGCCAGAAGAAGTCTGCGGGTACTCTCATCCACGACCTCTCCGTTTCCATCTACCAGTCCGACGCTCCTGTCCTCCGAGCTCGagccatcctcttccacatcttcaacCACGCGATGCACGGCCGATACCACCAAGCTCgtgatctcctcctcatgtCTCATCTCCAGGACACCATCCAACACGCCGACGTCACCACTCAGATCCTCTACAACCGAGCTATCATGCAGCTTGGTCTCGCCGCCTTCCGACACGGGTTCATCCCTGAATGTCAGACAATCCTCGCCGAGATGTTCTCAACCATGCGACAAAAGGAGCTTCTCGCGCAGAGTGTCCAGCGATACAATGTTCAGCTTTCACCGGAGCAAGAGctcgtcgagaagagacgactccttcctttccacatGCACCTCAacgtcgagcttctcgaaGCTGCGTACCTCACTTCGTGCATGTTGATCGAGATTCCCCTCCTTGCTTCCGTCGACACTGAGGAGCAGAGGAGACGAGTGACCAGCAAGACCTTCAAGCGATTGCTGGATCTCGCCGACCGACAGGCCTTCATGGGTCCTCCCGAGAACACGAGGGACCATATCATCAAGGCCAGCAAGGCCTTGCAGGCCggtgaatgggagaaggCTAGGGATttgatcttgtcgatcaaGGTCTGGCAATTATTGGACAACGTGTCGGATGTCAAGGATGTTCTtgcgaa GAAAATCCAAGAAGAGGGTCTTCGAACATACCTGTTCACCTACTCATCATACTacgcttctctctccctttctcacCTTTCTGCCacattctccctctccacccaaACTATTACTTCTATCATTTCACGAATGATCTACACCGACGAGCTCCCCGCATCGTTAGATCAGATTGACGGTGTTGTCATCTTCCATCGAGTGGAACAATCTGAAGTTCAACGATTGGCCCAACAATTGGCTGACAGAACGGCAAACATGTTGGATCAGAACGAGAAGACTCTGGATATCAAACTTGGTCAACAgggtcaaggtggtggtggtgccgGTGGTCAAGAACAGAGAGGCGGTgcaggtggtgcaggtggagaaggtggtgcgGGTGGACGAGGTAAcggtgagagaagaggtggtgcAAGAGGTAGTTatagaggtagaggaggtggaagaggtagaggtggattCAATTCAGGTTTGGGAACAGGTGTCGGAGGCAGAAGAGTTGCAGCGCAATAG